The following coding sequences lie in one Drosophila bipectinata strain 14024-0381.07 chromosome XR, DbipHiC1v2, whole genome shotgun sequence genomic window:
- the LOC138925613 gene encoding uncharacterized protein produces MATGNIVTRMGGNALRNMEENCHNLVKDCCSSGKNGINLNKMAQKWTDEGSSKNIRIDIRRDRNQVKSSAGGHRPSKYIERSRGVKVVQQTYISQFGFHSRLTPLSKFTREEIVRKRSSRFVKKAS; encoded by the exons ATGGCAACTGGTAACATCGTGACGCGGATGGGTGGCAACGCTCTCAGAAACATGGAAGAGAATTGCCATAATTTAGTAAAAG ATTGCTGCAGTTCCGGGAAAAATGgcataaatttaaacaaaatggcACAAAAGTGGACGGACGAAGGCAGCTCCAAAAACATAAGAATTGACATCAGGAGGGACAGGAATCAGGTCAAGAGTTCAGCAG gaGGCCATCGTCCAAGTAAATACATCGAGAGGTCCAGGGGGGTAAAAGTCGTCCAACAAA CATATATATCACAGTTTGGTTTCCATAGCAGGTTGACCCCGTTGTCCAAATTTACCCGGGAGGAGATCGTCAGGAAAAGGTCCAGTAGATTTGTCAAAAAGGCTTCATAG